In Phyllopteryx taeniolatus isolate TA_2022b chromosome 8, UOR_Ptae_1.2, whole genome shotgun sequence, one genomic interval encodes:
- the tmprss13a gene encoding transmembrane protease serine 13a isoform X3, producing MILPPPYFTNEPPPPYYSVAVHTQPPLKSYEEVVYGVGPGQIPANQPHYIPQYAPPVAAPQVTQSSLPPRSRKRGCCKNNVHCYGGSCAAFILVALLAVAIWLGVQYGTRVLSQGLINNNDQQNEVMDDSPPLLIDSCPNTTIECDGVRDCELGSDEMDCVRFSSRNRLEVRTSQDGRFLPICFDGWDQNIADQTCAQLGFRMSYSNTNITSQDSLGLRVTNRLSDSLQGQVEVSSSCPDQNTVSLQCVECGKQQSTSRIVGGSIAQRGQWPWQLSLQFQGSHVCGGVLIAPDFVLTAAHCFPRSNPSMLLPQFWRVYAGALSLNNLPEPFMVEKIILNVNYDDRTNDQDIALLKLAAEVNFDDDVHPACLPVNAQQFLPGTACWTSGFGTTEAGSGVVSDDLMEVTVDLIGTQVCNNPEVYAGAVTENMVCAGHLEGGRDSCQNLRAVLTPTTATRPVQTYMVAGAQAKKG from the exons ATgattctgccaccaccatacttcact AATGAGCCGCCTCCTCCTTACTACTCAGTCGCTGTGCACACCCAGCCCCCCCTCAAGTCCTATGAAGAGGTGGTGTACGGCGTGGGTCCGGGCCAGATCCCCGCCAACCAGCCACATTACATTCCTCAGTATGCGCCACCTGTGGCTGCACCCCAAGTAACACAGTCAAGCTTGC CCCCTAGGAGCAGGAAGAGAGGGTGCTGTAAGAATAATGTCCATTGTTACGGAGGGTCATGTGCTGCCTTTATCCTCGTCGCCCTGCTGGCTGTTGCCATCTGGCTCGGAG TGCAATATGGCACCAGGGTGTTATCCCAAGGGCTTATCAACAACAATGACCAGCAAAATGAAGTGATGGACGACAGCCCGCCTTTACTGATAGACAGCTGCCCCAATACTACCATAGAGTGTGATGGGGTCAGGGACTGTGAGCTGGGCTCTGATGAAATGGACTGCG TGAGGTTTTCGAGTAGAAATAGACTGGAAGTCAGGACCTCCCAAGATGGCCGCTTTCTTCCCATCTGCTTCGATGGTTGGGACCAGAACATTGCTGACCAGACGTGCGCCCAACTTGGGTTTAGAAT GTCTTATAGCAACACAAATATCACATCCCAGGACTCCCTTGGACTGAGAGTGACCAACAGATTGTCCGACTCCCTCCAGGGCCAGGTTGAAGTCAG TTCCTCCTGTCCGGATCAAAACACAGTCTCCCTGCAGTGCGTCG AGTGCGGCAAGCAGCAGTCTACATCTCGCATTGTAGGGGGGAGCATTGCACAAAGGGGTCAGTGGCCGTGGCAGTTATCGCTGCAGTTTCAAGGCTCCCACGTGTGCGGAGGAGTCCTGATAGCTCCTGATTTTGTGCTGACTGCTGCTCACTGCTTCCCGAG GAGCAACCCCTCGATGCTTTTGCCACAGTTCTGGCGAGTGTACGCAGGCGCGCTGTCTCTGAACAATCTACCTGAACCCTTCATGGTGGAGAAGATCATCCTCAATGTAAACTACGACGACAGGACCAACGATCAAGACATCGCTCTGCTCAAACTTGCAGCTGAGGTTAACTTTGATG ATGATGTTCACCCGGCGTGTCTGCCAGTTAATGCACAGCAATTCCTCCCTGGCACTGCTTGTTGGACGTCAGGCTTTGGTACCACTGAGGCAGGATCTG GTGTAGTGTCCGATGATCTGATGGAGGTAACTGTGGACCTCATCGGTACGCAAGTGTGCAACAACCCTGAGGTGTATGCAGGTGCAGTGACAGAGAACATGGTCTGCGCCGGACACTTGGAGGGAGGAAGGGATTCCTGTCAG AATCTGCGTGCAGTACTAACACCAACCACAGCAACCAGGCCCGTGCAGACATATATGgtggcaggtgctcaagccaaaaaaggGTAA
- the tmprss13a gene encoding transmembrane protease serine 13a isoform X1 produces the protein MILPPPYFTNEPPPPYYSVAVHTQPPLKSYEEVVYGVGPGQIPANQPHYIPQYAPPVAAPQVTQSSLPPRSRKRGCCKNNVHCYGGSCAAFILVALLAVAIWLGVQYGTRVLSQGLINNNDQQNEVMDDSPPLLIDSCPNTTIECDGVRDCELGSDEMDCVRFSSRNRLEVRTSQDGRFLPICFDGWDQNIADQTCAQLGFRMSYSNTNITSQDSLGLRVTNRLSDSLQGQVEVSSSCPDQNTVSLQCVECGKQQSTSRIVGGSIAQRGQWPWQLSLQFQGSHVCGGVLIAPDFVLTAAHCFPRSNPSMLLPQFWRVYAGALSLNNLPEPFMVEKIILNVNYDDRTNDQDIALLKLAAEVNFDDDVHPACLPVNAQQFLPGTACWTSGFGTTEAGSGVVSDDLMEVTVDLIGTQVCNNPEVYAGAVTENMVCAGHLEGGRDSCQGDSGGPLVCEIDDVWYLVGITSWGAGCGEINKPGVYTRVSSLLPWIYTNMQHVRP, from the exons ATgattctgccaccaccatacttcact AATGAGCCGCCTCCTCCTTACTACTCAGTCGCTGTGCACACCCAGCCCCCCCTCAAGTCCTATGAAGAGGTGGTGTACGGCGTGGGTCCGGGCCAGATCCCCGCCAACCAGCCACATTACATTCCTCAGTATGCGCCACCTGTGGCTGCACCCCAAGTAACACAGTCAAGCTTGC CCCCTAGGAGCAGGAAGAGAGGGTGCTGTAAGAATAATGTCCATTGTTACGGAGGGTCATGTGCTGCCTTTATCCTCGTCGCCCTGCTGGCTGTTGCCATCTGGCTCGGAG TGCAATATGGCACCAGGGTGTTATCCCAAGGGCTTATCAACAACAATGACCAGCAAAATGAAGTGATGGACGACAGCCCGCCTTTACTGATAGACAGCTGCCCCAATACTACCATAGAGTGTGATGGGGTCAGGGACTGTGAGCTGGGCTCTGATGAAATGGACTGCG TGAGGTTTTCGAGTAGAAATAGACTGGAAGTCAGGACCTCCCAAGATGGCCGCTTTCTTCCCATCTGCTTCGATGGTTGGGACCAGAACATTGCTGACCAGACGTGCGCCCAACTTGGGTTTAGAAT GTCTTATAGCAACACAAATATCACATCCCAGGACTCCCTTGGACTGAGAGTGACCAACAGATTGTCCGACTCCCTCCAGGGCCAGGTTGAAGTCAG TTCCTCCTGTCCGGATCAAAACACAGTCTCCCTGCAGTGCGTCG AGTGCGGCAAGCAGCAGTCTACATCTCGCATTGTAGGGGGGAGCATTGCACAAAGGGGTCAGTGGCCGTGGCAGTTATCGCTGCAGTTTCAAGGCTCCCACGTGTGCGGAGGAGTCCTGATAGCTCCTGATTTTGTGCTGACTGCTGCTCACTGCTTCCCGAG GAGCAACCCCTCGATGCTTTTGCCACAGTTCTGGCGAGTGTACGCAGGCGCGCTGTCTCTGAACAATCTACCTGAACCCTTCATGGTGGAGAAGATCATCCTCAATGTAAACTACGACGACAGGACCAACGATCAAGACATCGCTCTGCTCAAACTTGCAGCTGAGGTTAACTTTGATG ATGATGTTCACCCGGCGTGTCTGCCAGTTAATGCACAGCAATTCCTCCCTGGCACTGCTTGTTGGACGTCAGGCTTTGGTACCACTGAGGCAGGATCTG GTGTAGTGTCCGATGATCTGATGGAGGTAACTGTGGACCTCATCGGTACGCAAGTGTGCAACAACCCTGAGGTGTATGCAGGTGCAGTGACAGAGAACATGGTCTGCGCCGGACACTTGGAGGGAGGAAGGGATTCCTGTCAG GGTGACAGCGGTGGACCACTAGTGTGTGAGATTGACGACGTGTGGTACCTGGTGGGCATCACCAGCTGGGGGGCTGGATGCGGTGAGATCAACAAGCCAGGTGTTTACACCAGGGTGAGCAGTCTTCTGCCTTGGATCTACACCAACATGCAG CACGTAAGGCCGTAA
- the fxyd6 gene encoding FXYD domain-containing ion transport regulator 6: protein METTSLFLSSLLICVAAVADVDVQDEPEKEENPFVYDYESLRICGLALAVVLFTLGILLILSRRCRCSINQKPRAPGDEEAQEENLIVSKAAAAAKETPAEN, encoded by the exons ATGGAAACTACTTCTCTCTTCCTCTCCTCACTCCTCATTTGTGTGGCTG CTGTAGCAGACGTCGATGTTCAGG ATGAACCTGAAAAGGAGGAAAACCCTTTTGTCTATG ACTACGAGAGTCTGAGGATTTGTGGACTGGCTTTAGCTGTGGTGCTGTTCACACTGGGAATTCTGCTCATTCTCA GTCGACGGTGCCGCTGCAGTATCAACCAGAAACCCAG GGCCCCCGGAGACGAGGAGGCGCAGGAGGAAAACCTCATCGTCTCAAAGG cCGCAGCAGCTGCCAAAGAGACTCCGGCAGAAAACTGA
- the tmprss13a gene encoding transmembrane protease serine 13a isoform X2, with protein sequence MATLNPNEPPPPYYSVAVHTQPPLKSYEEVVYGVGPGQIPANQPHYIPQYAPPVAAPQVTQSSLPPRSRKRGCCKNNVHCYGGSCAAFILVALLAVAIWLGVQYGTRVLSQGLINNNDQQNEVMDDSPPLLIDSCPNTTIECDGVRDCELGSDEMDCVRFSSRNRLEVRTSQDGRFLPICFDGWDQNIADQTCAQLGFRMSYSNTNITSQDSLGLRVTNRLSDSLQGQVEVSSSCPDQNTVSLQCVECGKQQSTSRIVGGSIAQRGQWPWQLSLQFQGSHVCGGVLIAPDFVLTAAHCFPRSNPSMLLPQFWRVYAGALSLNNLPEPFMVEKIILNVNYDDRTNDQDIALLKLAAEVNFDDDVHPACLPVNAQQFLPGTACWTSGFGTTEAGSGVVSDDLMEVTVDLIGTQVCNNPEVYAGAVTENMVCAGHLEGGRDSCQGDSGGPLVCEIDDVWYLVGITSWGAGCGEINKPGVYTRVSSLLPWIYTNMQHVRP encoded by the exons ATGGCAACTCTTAACCCG AATGAGCCGCCTCCTCCTTACTACTCAGTCGCTGTGCACACCCAGCCCCCCCTCAAGTCCTATGAAGAGGTGGTGTACGGCGTGGGTCCGGGCCAGATCCCCGCCAACCAGCCACATTACATTCCTCAGTATGCGCCACCTGTGGCTGCACCCCAAGTAACACAGTCAAGCTTGC CCCCTAGGAGCAGGAAGAGAGGGTGCTGTAAGAATAATGTCCATTGTTACGGAGGGTCATGTGCTGCCTTTATCCTCGTCGCCCTGCTGGCTGTTGCCATCTGGCTCGGAG TGCAATATGGCACCAGGGTGTTATCCCAAGGGCTTATCAACAACAATGACCAGCAAAATGAAGTGATGGACGACAGCCCGCCTTTACTGATAGACAGCTGCCCCAATACTACCATAGAGTGTGATGGGGTCAGGGACTGTGAGCTGGGCTCTGATGAAATGGACTGCG TGAGGTTTTCGAGTAGAAATAGACTGGAAGTCAGGACCTCCCAAGATGGCCGCTTTCTTCCCATCTGCTTCGATGGTTGGGACCAGAACATTGCTGACCAGACGTGCGCCCAACTTGGGTTTAGAAT GTCTTATAGCAACACAAATATCACATCCCAGGACTCCCTTGGACTGAGAGTGACCAACAGATTGTCCGACTCCCTCCAGGGCCAGGTTGAAGTCAG TTCCTCCTGTCCGGATCAAAACACAGTCTCCCTGCAGTGCGTCG AGTGCGGCAAGCAGCAGTCTACATCTCGCATTGTAGGGGGGAGCATTGCACAAAGGGGTCAGTGGCCGTGGCAGTTATCGCTGCAGTTTCAAGGCTCCCACGTGTGCGGAGGAGTCCTGATAGCTCCTGATTTTGTGCTGACTGCTGCTCACTGCTTCCCGAG GAGCAACCCCTCGATGCTTTTGCCACAGTTCTGGCGAGTGTACGCAGGCGCGCTGTCTCTGAACAATCTACCTGAACCCTTCATGGTGGAGAAGATCATCCTCAATGTAAACTACGACGACAGGACCAACGATCAAGACATCGCTCTGCTCAAACTTGCAGCTGAGGTTAACTTTGATG ATGATGTTCACCCGGCGTGTCTGCCAGTTAATGCACAGCAATTCCTCCCTGGCACTGCTTGTTGGACGTCAGGCTTTGGTACCACTGAGGCAGGATCTG GTGTAGTGTCCGATGATCTGATGGAGGTAACTGTGGACCTCATCGGTACGCAAGTGTGCAACAACCCTGAGGTGTATGCAGGTGCAGTGACAGAGAACATGGTCTGCGCCGGACACTTGGAGGGAGGAAGGGATTCCTGTCAG GGTGACAGCGGTGGACCACTAGTGTGTGAGATTGACGACGTGTGGTACCTGGTGGGCATCACCAGCTGGGGGGCTGGATGCGGTGAGATCAACAAGCCAGGTGTTTACACCAGGGTGAGCAGTCTTCTGCCTTGGATCTACACCAACATGCAG CACGTAAGGCCGTAA